In one Heterodontus francisci isolate sHetFra1 chromosome 16, sHetFra1.hap1, whole genome shotgun sequence genomic region, the following are encoded:
- the pdyn gene encoding proenkephalin-B, whose protein sequence is MEWSVFVLVVSLSSLHNVHADCANRCSACNSVLGSSIKPLTCTLECEGIVLSTNEWEKCDQALHSYKPDLVGIMAEALADPSTDVKEDESAEALLGNQHSSLVKRYGGFMKNIDQSKIYAKALAQENAYKGQKLKYGGFLQKFGERDATELEKNSQELAATMENLELEKSSDIPTTQELKHYGGFMKGFGYKRSAELGDEENKDMELQKRYGGFMRRIGRPRYKWDNQKRYGGFLRRHFRVSVRSDDGDASDYSEEVSNL, encoded by the exons ATGGAGTGGAGTGTGTTTGTCCTGGTGGTGTCCCTCAGTTCACTGCACAACGTCCACGCCGACTGTGCCAATCGTTGTTCGGCATGCAACTCAGTCCTGGGCAGCTCGATCAAACCGCTG ACCTGCACTTTAGAGTGTGAAGGGATAGTGCTGTCGACCAATGAGTGGGAAAAATGTGACCAGGCACTTCACTCATACAAGCCTGACCTTGTGGGCATTATGGCTGAAGCTCTTGCTGACCCAAGCACTGATGTAAAGGAAGATGAGAGTGCAGAAGCACTTTTGGGAAATCAGCACAGTAGTCTTGTTAAACGCTATGGGGGCTTCATGAAGAATATTGATCAGAGCAAAATTTATGCCAAAGCATTAGCCCAAGAAAATGCCTATAAGGGCCAAAAGCTTAAATATGGAGGATTTCTGCAAAAGTTTGGTGAAAGGGATGCCACTGAATTAGAGAAAAATTCACAGGAACTTGCAGCCACAATGGAGAATCTGGAGCTGGAAAAAAGTAGTGATATCCCCACTACCCAAGAGCTAAAGCACTATGGAGGATTCATGAAAGGCTTTGGCTACAAGAGAAGTGCAGAGCTGGGTGATGAAGAAAATAAAGATATGGAACTGCAAAAGAGATATGGAGGTTTCATGAGAAGAATTGGTAGACCAAGGTATAAGTGGGATAACCAAAAAAGATATGGTGGCTTCCTGAGGCGCCATTTCCGGGTTTCGGTCAGGTCAGATGATGGTGATGCCAGTGATTACTCTGAAGAGGTTTCAAACCTATAG